DNA sequence from the Vibrio ishigakensis genome:
TGGGGCGATTGCTTCAGCTTTGCCTTGCTCTCAAGATTGAAGGCCTAGATTCAGTGGTGAAACCTCTAAAAGCCGATTATCGAGGTTAATATGCAGGACGTACTTCAAACCGCGACACCACTTTATATCCAGATCACTCAACTGCTTCAGGCCCGCATCGACAAGGGCGAACTTGCTGCTGGGTCTAAACTTCCATCTGAAAATCAGCTAGTTGAGAGTTTAGGTGTTAGCCGAGTGACTGTGCGAAAAGCGTTGGCTCAGCTGGCTGAGATGGGATATACGGTCTCTGAGAAAGGGCGAGGTACCTTTGTTGCTTACAGAAAGCTCAAACATAACTTCGCGCAGCTTTCTGGTTTAACCGAGGCAACTCAGGGCTCTGGCGCTAAAGCGAGCTCTCAACTTCTAGAATTTGATGTTCAACCAGCTAAGTTAGAAATAGCCGACAAGCTTTCGATTTCAGAAGGGGAAGCCGTTATCTTCTGTGCGCGCTGCCGCCTTCTTGATGAGCAGGTGGTCTCTTACGAAGAATTTTATATTGCACAGCACTCTTTGCCGCATATGACCGAGAAAGACATGCTGGGCTCTAAGTTCGAATACTTTAGAAATCATCAGGTAGAACTGACTCGAACTAAACAAAACCTCAAACCTATTTTACCAAATCGAAAAATAAGCCAGATTTTGGGTGTAAATGAACATCAGCCGATCTTGGTTAACCATTCACTAAACTATG
Encoded proteins:
- a CDS encoding GntR family transcriptional regulator produces the protein MQDVLQTATPLYIQITQLLQARIDKGELAAGSKLPSENQLVESLGVSRVTVRKALAQLAEMGYTVSEKGRGTFVAYRKLKHNFAQLSGLTEATQGSGAKASSQLLEFDVQPAKLEIADKLSISEGEAVIFCARCRLLDEQVVSYEEFYIAQHSLPHMTEKDMLGSKFEYFRNHQVELTRTKQNLKPILPNRKISQILGVNEHQPILVNHSLNYVNDNQVFEFSTVYYNPDLYEFEIDAQSD